A window from Malassezia japonica chromosome 1, complete sequence encodes these proteins:
- the SSK2 gene encoding mitogen-activated protein kinase kinase kinase (EggNog:ENOG503NVEY; BUSCO:EOG092605FC; COG:T), producing MEPERRPAAADHAAPASRSEAVSAAERTGYFTRMRATRARPVETPAQMSTPQAEQGVFENFMFDDDPNKRMEWQTMLRSVLESEVLSSETKRIASADENVPSPGEFMYRIWLKLRAVHYGNIEGKLDADMERQVLKEIQRQVIPTLIDDILAAREFGAPDDSEPATPTSSSASSTPTVTRTAPTSPVSSRAESEVTVQATAIERAAVMAEVEALLSRVDVAESLFPSQRQMVAEYPAWGSPKVQKKLAALYSWYNVTRSLQAQVKLLPKWTGSLTDPGGVVRVPSTGSLGERRDDRDGERSDQVLVEGIFRESNLQQTFERRTLRALNQLVFKAKDAMAEHHAAFRKMRLPSFEPDVLPLVHFPMWLAEGALRQRLEYADKLKEPSVVLVESLSEDLRTAIALACRIKLQYTETTVSDPEHGWDLPIQADDAFDSTVCSALVFFFRLLHFRLKSAIYFKEVDLLEPEWDFLCSAVKVIPGGDAIVAHKTAYMVNRLFVRIITYFQRELQAPSAGHVLSPKAATRSAQQGPSTGGRLTEGRVAMSLQEMTRWIHTVFNTERVRSRKLIGFARKVRSRLENAAEYDLRSLKVRSDAGSDSTPSTQYDLHRFLQTLLHADYFLVYTSTFEERGIYVLADPSLHDQPDSIQELMFTCIRQTRRVSRRRDDGLHPDTPTRLRHRTRPPPSYLLLLSPREPFLWTGRVMTLPLPWINVDLKEQRLRLVADGTHDRLHMCKNHFQWQFASASTRSVQDYSSPPPSGVFPLTTVYEQMAHLSMIQHELKLMNKGGYVLTDTVLHAVPAIRRQMVRLRSPAPMSPIEASPVDRASCDELVQTCFGIAVDQGARALVYMESTRLRSQISAALAQLAIEWISFICDDCVLTERKTFKWAVAALENAMQMTRGEKIFLLNENEYNLLKGKVSSCIALLISHFDILGARSTAAQAEEEQKRFERKKLARARECELQIVNEPATLEDKVAARRLASCAMHDEERQNNLNERRAVGRVLDDTLLEDRGLQLLASKGVQMRWQQGRFIGGGTFGTVYLAVNLDTGGLMAVKEIRFQELSSTPSLYKQIHDEMNVMEMLRHPNIVEYYGIEVHRDKVYIFEEYCQGGSMAQLLEHGRIEDEIVLQVYSLQMLDGLMYLHSKGVVHRDIKPENILLDHMGVIKFVDFGAAKVLSSSSRTVQRSRKAGVLPVGGGMDAAGQSLQGTPMYMSPEVIKGEQNGRQGAMDVWSLGCVILECATGSRPWSHLDNEWAIMFHIGMAQQHPPLPDETQLSALGIDFIRQCLIIDPFERPTAIELRGHAWIRELVDELNAEGELDGAEPGAPEAAEEVAEEHEEEEPMPIRPPSAALRTERFDQKHYARAQQEASRELRQQRDPVPELDLEHDSDASGQLVPGHPDHSHPGYEALIADKQYRKEEEEIKAMLEPDSPYSTA from the coding sequence ATGGAGCCAGAGCGTCggcccgcggcggccgaccatgcggcgcctgcgtccAGAAGCGAAGCGGTTTCGGCTGCTGAGCGGACAGGTTACTTTACGCGGATGCGCGCCacccgcgcgcggcctgtAGAGACGCCCGCGCAGATGAGCACGCCCCAAGCGGAACAAGGCGTGTTTGAGAACTTTATGTTCGATGACGATCCGAACAAGCGCATGGAGTGGCAGACGATGCTGCGATCTGTCCTCGAGAGCGAGGTGCTGAGCAGTGAGACGAAGCGCATTGCGTCAGCGGACGAGAACGTGCCGTCGCCCGGCGAGTTCATGTACCGCATTTGGCTCAAGCTACGCGCGGTGCACTATGGCAATATCGAAGGCAAGCTGGACGCGGATATGGAGCGGCAGGTGCTCAAAGAGATCCAGCGCCAGGTCATTCCCACCCTCATTGACGATATCCTCGCGGCCCGCGAATTTGGGGCCCCAGACGACTCGGAGCCCGCGACGcccacgtcgagctcggcgtcctcgacgccgaccgtgacgcgcaccgcgccgacgtcgcctgTATCGAGCCgcgccgagagcgaggtGACGGTACAGGCGACGGCGATCGAACGCGCCGCAGTGatggccgaggtcgaggcgctcctgtcgcgcgtcgacgtggccGAGTCGCTCTTTCCTTCGCAGCGCCAAATGGTCGCCGAGTACCCCGCGTGGGGCAGTCCAAAGGTGCAAAAGAAGCTTGCAGCGCTCTACTCGTGGTACAACGTGACGCGCTCCCTCCAGGCGCAAGTCAAGCTCTTGCCCAAATGGACCGGCTCGCTGACCGATCCCGGCGGCGTGGTGCGTGTGCCGTCCACTGGCTCGCTTggtgagcggcgcgacgaccgcgacggggagcgcagcgaccaAGTCCTTGTCGAGGGCATCTTTCGCGAGAGCAATCTGCAGCAGACCTttgagcgccgcacgctccgtGCACTGAATCAGCTCGTGTTCAAAGCCAAGGATGCCATGGCCGAGCACCACGCGGCCTTCCGCAAGATGCGCCTGCCGTCGTTTGAGCCGGACGTGCTGCCGCTCGTGCACTTTCCCATGTGGCTCGCCgaaggcgcgctgcgccagcgtcTCGAGTACGCAGATAAGCTCAAGGagccgagcgtcgtgctcgtcgagtcACTTTCCGAGGacctgcgcacggccaTCGCGCTGGCGTGCCGTATCAAGCTGCAGTACACCGAAACCACCGTCTCGGATCCGGAGCACGGATGGGACTTGCCGATCCAAGCCGACGACGCGTTCGACTCGACCGtgtgctcggcgctcgtgtTCTTCTTCCGCCTGCTGCACTTTCGTCTCAAGAGTGCAATCTACTTTAAAGaggtcgacctgctcgagccggAATGGGACTTTTTGTGCTCGGCTGTAAAGGTGATTccgggcggcgacgcgatcGTCGCCCACAAGACAGCGTACATGGTCAACCGGCTCTTTGTGCGCATCATCACCTActtccagcgcgagctgcaggcgccgagcgcggggCACGTCCTCTCGCCCAAGGCCGccacgcgctccgcgcaGCAAGggccgagcaccggcggGCGCCTCACCGAGggacgcgtcgcgatgAGCCTCCAGGAAATGACGCGTTGGATCCACACCGTGTTCAACACGGAGCGTgtgcgctcgcgcaagCTGATCGGTTTTGCACGCAaggtgcgctcgcgcctcgAGAACGCTGCCGAGTACGACCTGCGCTCGCTCAAAGTGCGCTCGGACGCAGGAAGCGacagcacgccgtcgacgcagTACGATCTGCACCGATTCCTGCAGACGCTGCTACACGCCGACTACTTCCTCGTGTACACGTCTACGTTTGAGGAGCGCGGTATTTacgtgctcgccgacccGAGTCTGCACGACCAGCCGGATAGTATCCAGGAGCTGATGTTTACATGTATCCGGCAGACGCGGCGTGtatcgcggcggcgcgacgacgggCTGCATCCCGatacgccgacgcgcctgcgccaccgGACGCGTCCTCCGCCGAGCTACCTTTTGTTGTTGAGCCCTCGCGAGCCGTTCCTGTGGACGGGGCGCGTGATGACGCTCCCCCTCCCCTGGATTAATGTCGATCTCAAAGAGCAGCGGCTGCGTCttgtcgccgacggcacACACGACCGCCTGCACATGTGCAAGAACCACTTCCAGTGGCAGTTTGCTtcggcgagcacgcgcagcgtccAGGACTACAGCAGTCCGCCTCCCTCTGGCGTCTTTCCGCTCACGACGGTGTACGAACAGATGGCGCACTTGAGCATGATCCAGCACGAGCTCAAACTGATGAACAAGGGCGGGTATGTGCTCACCGATACGGtgctgcacgccgtgcCGGCCATCCGCCGGCAGATGGTGCGTCTGCGCTCGCCCGCGCCCATGTCGCCGATCGAGGCGAGTCCCGTGGACCGTGCGAGTTGCGACGAGTTGGTGCAGACGTGCTTCGGCATCGCCGTCGACCAaggtgcgcgtgcgctcgtgtACATGGAGTCGACGCGTCTGCGTTCGCAGATttccgcggcgctcgcgcagctcgcgatCGAGTGGATCTCGTTCATCTGCGACGACTGCGTGTTGACGGAGCGCAAGACGTTCAAGTGGGCCGTCGCTGCGTTGGAAAATGCGATGCAGATGACGCGTGGCGAAAAGATCTTTTTGCTGAACGAGAACGAGTACAACCTGCTCAAGGGCAAGGTATCGAGCTGCATTGCTTTGCTCATCTCGCACTTTGACATTCTCGGTGCAAGGTCgactgcggcgcaggccgaggaaGAGCAGAAACGGTTCGAGCGCAAGAaactcgcgcgcgcgcgcgagtgcgAGTTGCAGATCGTCAATGAGCCTGCGACGCTCGAAGACAAGGtggcggcacgccgtctTGCGAGCTGTGCGAtgcacgacgaggagcggcaAAACAACCTgaacgagcggcgcgccgtcggccgcgtgctcgacgatacgctgctcgaggaccgcggcctgcagctgctTGCCTCGAAGGGCGTGCAGATGCGCTGGCAGCAAGGCCGCTTtatcggcggcggcacatTTGGCACCGTGTACCTTGCGGTGAACCTCGACACGGGTGGGCTGATGGCCGTCAAAGAGATCCGTTTCCAGGAGCTGTCATCTACCCCGTCGCTCTACAAGCAGATCCACGACGAGATGAATGTCATGGAGATGCTGCGGCACCCCAACATTGTCGAGTACTACGGCATCGAGGTGCACCGCGACAAGGTTTACATCTTTGAAGAGTACTGTCAAGGCGGCAGcatggcgcagctcctcgagcatgGCCGCATCGAGGACGAGATCGTGCTCCAGGTCTATTCGCTGCAGATGCTCGACGGCTTGATGTACTTGCACTCGAAAGgcgtcgtgcaccgcgacaTCAAGCCCGAGAATATTCTGCTTGACCACATGGGCGTTATCAAGTTTGTCGACTTTGGTGCCGCCAAGGTGCTCtcaagcagctcgcgcaccgtgcagcgctcgcgcaagGCCGGTGTCCtgccggtcggcggcgggaTGGACGCGGCCGGGCAGAGTCTCCAAGGCACGCCGATGTACATGTCGCCCGAGGTCATCAAAGGCGAGCAAAACgggcgccaaggcgcgaTGGACGTCTGGAGTTTGGGGTGTGTCATCCTCGAGTGTGCCACTGGCTCGCGGCCCTGGTCGCACCTTGACAACGAGTGGGCGATCATGTTCCACATCGGcatggcgcagcagcacccCCCGTTGCCGGATGAGACGCAACTCtctgcgctcggcatcgactTTATCCGGCAGTGCCTGATTATCGACCCGTTCGAGCGCCCGACGGCcatcgagctgcgtggccACGCGTGgatccgcgagctggtcgatgAGCTGAACGCCGAAGGCGAGCTCGATGGCGCcgagcccggcgcgcccgaggcTGCGGAAGAGGTCGCTGAGGAGCACGAAGAAGAAGAGCCTATGCCGATCCGGCCACCGAGCGCTGCgttgcgcaccgagcgcttCGACCAGAAGCACtatgcgcgcgcgcagcaagAAGCcagccgcgagctgcgccaaCAGCGCGACCCTGTGCCGGAGCTTGACCTGGAGCACGACTccgacgcgagcggccAGCTGGTGCCGGGCCACCCCGACCACAGCCACCCCGGCTACGAGGCGCTGATTGCCGACAAGCAGTACCGcaaagaggaggaggagatCAAGGCGATGCTCGAGCCCGATTCACCATACTCGACCGCCTAG